One Fibrobacter sp. genomic window carries:
- a CDS encoding FISUMP domain-containing protein — translation MFSLLAACSDDDGSGRGVELLPAGKRTVSGFVQKGPFLKGSTVSVFELDAESFLPTGYVAEGKILNDSGAYSVELEGLLSPYVLVKAQGSFRNELTGMTMRLSFPLYALADLSDRETVNVNLLTHLEHRRILYLIGNYGVTMAEAKIIAQDEVLAAFGIRGDYAPAEDLSIYGDSDGDMALLAVSVLMLGGLDKDGVANLPFSLATKNNEDELNLDKRISGFIDDLLNDGVWKNDALWKSAKVAANIADWAAMQSMDGMRDPALLSVKKFLDRFWWNSYGLGGCDASLEGIETSNVNALSRWYRKVFKCQKGKWLISDNQLPGDTIADTSGVAGDTLGQRPVDTTGVADTSDVARNTHGLKCTTFGQIVRGVVDSSKAYFCYGNMWKRFYGMRYIEYGKLEDSRDGQVYRTVRVGVLDWMAENLNYKTDDGFVPGNPEDAFGGYYSWKSAKTACPAGWHLPGKEEWDYLDMFTNSKVSELQSTWFMDIWSQANDVSGFSAVPAGMIFDDDNMVRGDLSAYFWTSSFETIDSKKHAYFRLLEESNATWSVGLEDRARMSVRCVKDPNMVFNCTEATLNKFVHRSAWLSNSITQDLGYSVCTANGWVVMSNSEYEEFRWTIGEEGQTKWEGADPRKCYVYESGAWHERDSSNCKFSFDACTAARDSEIATASDGTRYLCENFAWRSLSHEEFDLMKLAGEPAEEGAVRSADCELEHIYVFQDGEWRLGTKMDSIMVSLGGTACLVDGDTSKVKYDGEYFVCKYRSWSDIPLQWDVAPLIYNDTYDDRPECSATGLYGDGRFHDKHNNSTRVYVCDNGDFRMRNMREYELDAGCTSYILGKKMKLNNSHFVCTEEGWLIDSTALEQGTFVDERDGREYKTVGIWTQVWMAENLDYRDSVAMPELEGNRWCYDDDVEKCDAYGSIYTCETAKQVCPDGWHLPTKDEWYDMLNFVTSMGGITQTALRSTSGWIRNLNGTDAIGFNALPGGFRLEDGFCSGETQSAWFWYDGDCGKTYNEGIRVETGYHVATSYMYDEKAQYYIRCVKDEDPAP, via the coding sequence ATGTTCTCTCTGCTTGCCGCCTGTAGCGATGATGACGGTTCTGGCAGAGGGGTTGAATTGTTGCCGGCAGGAAAGAGGACTGTTTCGGGCTTTGTACAGAAAGGTCCCTTTTTGAAGGGCTCTACCGTTTCCGTGTTTGAACTGGATGCCGAGAGTTTTCTCCCGACGGGATATGTTGCTGAAGGGAAGATTCTTAACGACAGCGGGGCGTATTCGGTTGAACTGGAAGGGCTATTGTCTCCGTATGTGCTTGTCAAGGCGCAAGGATCTTTCCGCAACGAATTGACGGGAATGACTATGAGGTTGTCTTTCCCGCTGTATGCACTGGCCGACCTTTCCGATCGCGAAACGGTGAACGTTAACCTTTTGACCCACTTGGAGCATAGGCGTATTCTTTACCTTATTGGAAATTATGGCGTGACCATGGCTGAGGCGAAGATTATAGCGCAGGACGAGGTTCTCGCCGCATTCGGCATACGGGGCGATTACGCTCCGGCCGAAGACCTGAGTATCTACGGTGATAGCGATGGCGATATGGCGCTGCTTGCGGTAAGCGTGCTCATGCTGGGCGGACTGGACAAGGATGGCGTAGCGAACTTGCCCTTTAGTCTTGCTACGAAAAACAATGAAGACGAATTGAATCTCGATAAACGGATTTCGGGCTTTATCGACGATCTCCTGAATGACGGCGTTTGGAAGAATGACGCTTTATGGAAAAGTGCAAAAGTAGCTGCGAATATAGCGGACTGGGCGGCAATGCAGAGCATGGATGGAATGCGGGATCCTGCTTTGCTCTCTGTGAAAAAATTCTTGGATAGGTTCTGGTGGAATTCCTATGGTCTTGGCGGGTGCGATGCGAGTCTGGAGGGAATTGAGACGAGTAATGTAAACGCACTGAGCAGATGGTACAGAAAAGTGTTCAAATGCCAGAAGGGTAAATGGCTCATCAGTGATAACCAGCTGCCCGGGGATACAATTGCCGATACGAGCGGAGTGGCTGGCGACACCCTGGGACAGAGGCCTGTGGATACGACTGGCGTCGCGGATACTAGCGATGTGGCTAGGAATACGCATGGCCTTAAATGCACGACGTTTGGCCAGATAGTTCGTGGCGTTGTCGATTCGAGCAAGGCGTATTTCTGCTACGGGAATATGTGGAAACGGTTCTACGGCATGAGATATATTGAGTATGGCAAACTGGAAGATTCTCGCGACGGCCAAGTTTATCGTACAGTGCGTGTCGGAGTACTGGATTGGATGGCGGAGAATCTCAATTACAAGACGGACGATGGATTTGTTCCGGGTAATCCTGAAGATGCGTTCGGTGGCTACTATAGTTGGAAAAGTGCTAAGACCGCGTGTCCGGCGGGCTGGCACCTCCCGGGCAAGGAAGAATGGGATTATCTGGATATGTTCACGAATTCTAAGGTTTCTGAACTTCAGTCCACTTGGTTTATGGACATATGGTCTCAGGCGAATGATGTTTCCGGCTTTTCGGCGGTTCCCGCCGGGATGATATTTGACGATGACAATATGGTCAGGGGTGACTTGAGTGCCTATTTCTGGACAAGTTCCTTTGAAACGATTGATTCGAAAAAGCACGCGTATTTCCGGTTGCTGGAGGAGAGTAATGCTACTTGGAGTGTGGGGCTTGAAGACCGCGCTCGAATGTCTGTCCGTTGTGTCAAAGATCCAAACATGGTTTTCAATTGTACCGAGGCGACGCTGAATAAATTTGTACATCGGAGCGCTTGGCTGAGTAACTCGATTACTCAAGACTTGGGTTATTCTGTCTGTACCGCGAATGGTTGGGTTGTAATGTCCAATTCCGAATATGAAGAATTTAGGTGGACAATAGGGGAGGAGGGACAAACCAAATGGGAAGGTGCCGATCCGCGTAAATGCTATGTGTACGAGAGCGGTGCTTGGCACGAACGTGATAGTTCCAATTGCAAGTTCAGCTTTGACGCCTGCACTGCGGCGCGCGATAGCGAAATTGCGACTGCGAGTGATGGCACAAGGTACCTCTGCGAAAACTTTGCGTGGAGAAGCCTCTCACATGAGGAATTTGATTTGATGAAATTAGCGGGCGAACCCGCAGAAGAAGGTGCGGTCAGAAGCGCGGACTGCGAACTTGAACACATTTATGTATTCCAAGATGGCGAGTGGCGCCTAGGCACTAAAATGGACAGCATCATGGTCTCGCTGGGCGGGACCGCGTGCCTGGTAGATGGCGACACGTCTAAAGTGAAGTATGACGGGGAGTATTTTGTGTGCAAGTACAGATCGTGGAGCGATATTCCGTTACAGTGGGATGTCGCCCCGCTGATATACAACGATACTTACGATGACCGCCCGGAATGTAGCGCAACGGGCCTGTATGGCGACGGTAGGTTCCACGACAAGCATAACAATTCTACTCGCGTATACGTTTGCGATAACGGGGATTTTAGAATGCGGAACATGCGGGAATATGAATTGGATGCGGGTTGTACCAGCTATATTCTCGGTAAAAAAATGAAGTTGAATAACTCGCACTTTGTATGTACGGAAGAGGGATGGCTTATAGATTCGACTGCGCTGGAACAGGGTACCTTCGTGGACGAACGTGACGGACGGGAATACAAGACCGTTGGCATTTGGACGCAGGTATGGATGGCGGAAAACCTGGATTACCGCGATTCAGTTGCAATGCCGGAATTAGAGGGGAACCGTTGGTGCTATGACGATGACGTTGAAAAATGCGATGCGTACGGTTCCATTTATACTTGCGAAACGGCAAAACAGGTTTGCCCCGATGGTTGGCACTTGCCGACAAAGGATGAGTGGTATGACATGCTCAATTTTGTCACGAGTATGGGAGGGATAACGCAAACGGCGCTCCGTTCCACCTCCGGTTGGATCAGAAATTTAAACGGGACCGATGCGATAGGGTTTAATGCGCTTCCGGGCGGCTTTCGGTTAGAAGATGGCTTTTGTTCAGGTGAAACCCAATCGGCTTGGTTCTGGTACGATGGCGATTGCGGAAAAACGTATAACGAAGGGATTAGAGTCGAAACAGGCTACCATGTGGCTACCTCGTACATGTACGATGAAAAAGCGCAGTATTACATCCGCTGCGTTAAGGACGAAGACCCGGCTCCGTAA